One Streptomyces sp. P9-A2 DNA window includes the following coding sequences:
- a CDS encoding DUF7873 family protein, which translates to MTRLNQIIAVEKGVKSKAVQDVNGAHQKVQKPALLAGISRTYQPKDEEGEQLPPESTRVQVQGEDVLREMAASLTRLFDVTATKDWANCAARADVVVEGRTVLAEVPVSYLLFLEKQLTDLHAFVRKLPTLDAAESWTHDPSTDWWKTDPVRTIRTKKVPRNHVKAEATEKHPAQVEVYYEDVPIGYWTTVKFSGALPARRVNELVERVEKLQQAVKFAREEANATEITDQRAGDAVFGYLFG; encoded by the coding sequence GTGACCAGGCTGAACCAGATCATCGCCGTCGAAAAGGGCGTCAAGAGCAAGGCCGTTCAGGACGTCAACGGGGCGCACCAGAAGGTGCAGAAGCCCGCGCTGCTCGCCGGTATCTCGCGTACGTACCAGCCGAAGGACGAGGAGGGTGAGCAGTTGCCGCCCGAGTCCACGCGGGTGCAGGTGCAGGGCGAGGACGTGCTGCGCGAGATGGCGGCCTCGCTGACCCGGCTGTTCGACGTTACGGCGACCAAGGACTGGGCGAACTGCGCGGCCCGCGCGGACGTCGTCGTCGAGGGACGGACCGTCCTCGCCGAAGTCCCGGTCAGCTATCTGCTCTTCCTGGAGAAGCAGCTCACCGACCTGCACGCCTTCGTCAGGAAGCTGCCGACCCTCGACGCCGCCGAGTCCTGGACCCACGACCCGTCCACGGACTGGTGGAAGACGGACCCGGTCCGCACGATCCGTACGAAGAAGGTCCCCCGCAACCACGTCAAGGCCGAGGCGACCGAGAAGCACCCGGCGCAGGTCGAGGTGTACTACGAGGACGTGCCCATCGGGTACTGGACGACCGTGAAGTTCTCCGGCGCGCTTCCCGCGCGGCGGGTGAACGAGCTGGTGGAGCGGGTCGAGAAGCTCCAGCAGGCGGTCAAGTTCGCCCGCGAGGAGGCCAATGCCACCGAGATCACCGACCAGCGGGCCGGTGACGCGGTGTTCGGCTACCTGTTCGGCTGA
- a CDS encoding DUF397 domain-containing protein, with translation MNNAESSTVSSGLAWFKSSYSGTEGGDCVEVAAATAAVHVRDSKATAGPVLTLSRDAWTGFVGSSALSKRSV, from the coding sequence ATGAACAACGCTGAGTCCTCGACCGTCTCCTCCGGCCTCGCCTGGTTCAAGAGCAGCTACAGCGGAACCGAGGGCGGTGATTGTGTAGAGGTCGCGGCCGCCACGGCCGCGGTGCACGTCCGGGACTCCAAGGCCACCGCCGGGCCCGTCCTCACGCTGTCGCGTGACGCGTGGACGGGGTTCGTCGGATCGTCGGCCTTGTCGAAGCGGAGCGTCTGA
- a CDS encoding DUF1304 domain-containing protein, whose amino-acid sequence METTANVLVGLVAALHAYFLVLEMFLWERRPGRKLSGFDAAMARATAPLAANQGLYNGFLAAGLIWALIADDPTGFRVQVFFLSCVLIAGLYGGLTTNRRILMAQAAPGALALTAVLLAR is encoded by the coding sequence GTGGAAACGACTGCGAACGTGCTGGTGGGGCTGGTGGCCGCGCTGCATGCGTATTTCCTGGTTCTGGAGATGTTCCTGTGGGAGAGGAGGCCGGGCCGCAAGCTCTCCGGCTTTGATGCGGCCATGGCCCGTGCCACTGCCCCGCTCGCCGCGAACCAGGGCCTCTACAACGGGTTCCTGGCCGCCGGGCTGATCTGGGCGCTGATCGCAGACGATCCGACCGGGTTCCGGGTCCAGGTCTTCTTCCTCAGCTGCGTACTCATCGCCGGGCTGTACGGCGGGCTCACCACCAACCGGCGGATCCTCATGGCCCAGGCAGCGCCCGGGGCCCTGGCGCTCACCGCCGTTCTGCTCGCCCGATGA
- a CDS encoding TetR/AcrR family transcriptional regulator: MTAGQADPRTTRTRAKLGRALLEECAHRPLAEVSVASLVRRAGVGRATFYLHYADLEALAVDVCADIVREAVDALHAWRGTPDPEAPPPALLAFFDRLAPHAGLYRELLLPGGSGPLGHVLHRDLRARSHTERALAGAPEPDLVASAVAATFAGVLADWLHGLIEATPTEIAQRVWRLLVNLHRTPLP; encoded by the coding sequence ATGACTGCCGGGCAAGCGGACCCCCGCACGACACGGACGCGGGCCAAACTGGGCCGGGCGCTGCTCGAGGAGTGCGCCCACCGCCCGTTGGCAGAGGTCAGCGTTGCCTCCCTGGTGCGCCGGGCGGGAGTCGGCCGCGCCACCTTCTACCTCCACTACGCCGACCTGGAGGCGCTCGCCGTCGACGTGTGCGCCGATATCGTCCGCGAAGCCGTGGACGCCCTGCACGCATGGCGCGGCACGCCCGATCCCGAGGCCCCTCCACCCGCCCTGCTTGCCTTCTTCGACCGTCTCGCCCCGCACGCCGGGCTCTACCGGGAGCTGCTGCTTCCGGGCGGCAGCGGCCCTCTCGGCCATGTACTCCACCGGGATCTGCGCGCCCGTAGCCACACCGAGCGCGCCCTGGCCGGTGCGCCGGAGCCGGACCTGGTCGCCTCGGCCGTGGCCGCGACCTTCGCCGGAGTTCTCGCCGACTGGCTGCACGGCCTCATCGAGGCCACACCCACCGAGATCGCGCAGCGGGTCTGGCGTCTGCTCGTCAACCTGCACCGCACCCCCCTGCCCTGA
- a CDS encoding serine/threonine-protein kinase → MKPLDTNADPRVVGPFELLARLGAGGMGVAYLAREIPLDGLSDEMVAAYRLTEPEPEPERGRDEDQAADPSRLVVVKMIQPNLLDQSQARERFAREIDAVRAVVSDRVPALRAADPEAGEPWFAMDYIAGPSLQTMVNESGPLPFGPCAALGLALVDALAAIHGTRLLHRDLKPSNVVLGPDGPMVLDFGLSVVAERQSSQALTRTGDRLGTRPYMPVEQLRDTKHVEAPADVYALGATLFFALTGRAPYPYMPLMVPPMWEGVAPAFLPLLGRVIVDEPLRRPDLDGVRESLSALLTDAGLTVAQAAGELRERVAAVGLTPVLPPEALVGRADPVVRELAQKAVDEGEAPDAPWAEGDPGFYGVVTAEEIEWAGGWADSHTGHPLTFLGDGTGWMSTAPTIPLPVSEHRSGAGPAVGQPFLPPQTGRLRRSR, encoded by the coding sequence ATGAAGCCGTTGGACACCAATGCGGACCCGCGTGTGGTGGGGCCGTTCGAACTGCTCGCCCGGCTCGGCGCGGGCGGCATGGGCGTCGCCTATCTGGCGCGCGAGATCCCGCTGGACGGTCTCTCCGACGAGATGGTCGCGGCCTACCGGCTGACCGAACCCGAACCCGAACCCGAACGTGGCCGTGACGAGGACCAGGCGGCCGACCCGTCGCGGCTCGTCGTGGTGAAGATGATCCAGCCGAACCTGCTGGACCAGTCGCAGGCCCGCGAGCGGTTCGCGCGGGAGATCGACGCCGTCCGCGCGGTGGTCAGTGACCGGGTTCCGGCGCTGCGCGCGGCGGATCCGGAGGCCGGAGAGCCGTGGTTCGCCATGGACTACATCGCCGGACCGTCGCTGCAGACCATGGTGAACGAGTCCGGCCCTCTTCCCTTCGGGCCGTGCGCGGCGCTCGGTCTGGCCCTCGTGGACGCGTTGGCCGCCATTCACGGTACGAGGCTGCTGCACCGCGACCTCAAGCCGAGCAACGTCGTGCTCGGCCCGGACGGGCCGATGGTGCTGGACTTCGGCCTGTCGGTCGTGGCCGAGCGCCAGTCCAGTCAGGCACTCACCCGGACCGGCGACCGCCTGGGCACGCGCCCCTACATGCCCGTCGAGCAGCTGCGGGACACCAAGCACGTCGAGGCGCCCGCCGACGTCTACGCCCTCGGTGCCACCCTCTTCTTCGCGCTGACGGGCCGGGCGCCGTATCCCTACATGCCGTTGATGGTGCCCCCGATGTGGGAAGGCGTCGCCCCGGCCTTTCTGCCGCTGCTGGGCCGGGTGATCGTCGACGAACCGCTCCGGCGTCCGGATCTCGACGGTGTGCGGGAGAGCCTGTCCGCCCTGCTCACCGATGCCGGTCTGACCGTCGCACAGGCGGCGGGGGAACTCCGGGAGCGGGTCGCCGCCGTCGGCCTGACGCCGGTACTGCCTCCGGAAGCGCTCGTCGGCCGCGCCGACCCTGTCGTACGGGAGCTGGCGCAGAAGGCGGTCGACGAGGGCGAGGCACCGGACGCGCCCTGGGCGGAGGGCGACCCGGGCTTCTACGGCGTCGTGACCGCGGAGGAGATCGAGTGGGCCGGAGGGTGGGCGGACAGCCATACCGGCCACCCGCTCACGTTCCTGGGCGACGGCACGGGGTGGATGTCCACGGCACCGACCATTCCGCTGCCTGTCTCCGAGCACCGGTCGGGCGCCGGACCCGCCGTCGGCCAGCCCTTCCTGCCTCCGCAGACCGGGAGGCTCCGACGGTCCCGGTGA
- a CDS encoding serine/threonine-protein kinase, with amino-acid sequence MLSGIPDRQADQGSGGLIADRYLLHDILGRGGMGTVWRAHDQLLDRQVAAKELHIAADGDEDHRVRMRRAVREARAVARVPHPHVVGVHDLVEYEDRLWIVMELVQGPSLADRVARSGPLTPQHTATLGLQLLGAIRAVHDAGTLHRDVKPANVLLRPDGAAVLTDFGIAALDDGEFLTSSGQLVGSIEYMAPERALAQESGPASDLWSLGATLVTVCGGQSPFRRPAYSATLHAVVYDEAVLPERLGPLRPVVEALLRKGPSERPTAADVAVALQRVAAGETDIDPLPAADPRAYQPATSTMSAAGSTGGSVNDAVTVTSLHRQPVRAGDTLVVPAGGTGNGFGGIAVHPAMSVPARRPGSRKWLAPVLAGVTVLAVGVGGGLFLVGAPPFQGEEQGQEKANDREQGQEKGTELPVVTSVAQAVGSDVGWQPVEKAVVREGDSVTVRFQGGEWSVDREQMPMTGPAGYDAENDRLLGFAEHCKVAPEAPFGTLLLRLAGKDAAPVLAVGDAVTFQAAGDGVVELRINDDEGCLHDNEGELTVSVEVTHTP; translated from the coding sequence GTGCTGTCCGGTATTCCTGATCGGCAGGCGGACCAAGGATCCGGAGGCCTGATCGCCGACCGTTATCTGCTGCACGACATCCTCGGCAGGGGCGGCATGGGCACCGTCTGGCGGGCCCACGACCAGTTGCTGGACCGTCAGGTCGCCGCCAAGGAATTGCACATCGCCGCCGATGGCGACGAGGACCACCGGGTACGGATGCGCCGTGCGGTCCGTGAGGCGCGTGCCGTCGCCCGGGTGCCGCACCCCCATGTGGTCGGGGTGCACGATCTGGTCGAGTACGAGGACCGGCTCTGGATCGTCATGGAGCTCGTGCAGGGTCCCTCGCTCGCCGACCGCGTGGCCAGGTCCGGGCCCCTCACCCCGCAGCACACCGCCACTCTCGGCCTCCAACTGCTCGGCGCGATCAGGGCCGTTCATGACGCCGGGACACTGCACCGCGACGTCAAACCGGCCAACGTCCTGCTCCGCCCGGACGGCGCCGCCGTGCTCACCGACTTCGGCATCGCCGCCCTGGACGACGGCGAGTTCCTCACCTCCAGCGGTCAACTCGTCGGTTCCATCGAGTACATGGCGCCGGAGCGGGCGCTGGCACAGGAGTCCGGACCGGCGTCCGACCTGTGGTCGCTGGGCGCGACCCTGGTCACGGTCTGCGGCGGTCAGTCCCCCTTCCGCCGTCCCGCCTACTCCGCGACCCTGCACGCGGTCGTGTACGACGAGGCCGTGCTCCCGGAGCGGCTGGGCCCGCTCCGTCCCGTCGTCGAGGCCCTGCTGCGCAAGGGGCCGAGCGAGCGTCCCACCGCCGCGGACGTGGCGGTCGCGCTGCAGCGTGTCGCGGCGGGGGAGACGGACATCGACCCGCTGCCCGCGGCCGACCCCCGCGCATACCAGCCGGCGACGAGCACGATGAGCGCGGCCGGGTCCACGGGTGGATCCGTGAACGACGCGGTCACCGTCACCAGCCTGCACCGGCAGCCCGTCCGGGCGGGGGACACGCTCGTCGTGCCCGCGGGCGGGACCGGGAACGGGTTCGGGGGCATCGCGGTCCACCCCGCGATGTCGGTGCCCGCGCGCCGGCCGGGGAGCAGGAAGTGGCTGGCACCGGTGCTCGCCGGGGTCACCGTACTCGCCGTGGGGGTGGGTGGCGGGCTGTTCCTCGTGGGCGCGCCGCCGTTCCAGGGCGAGGAGCAGGGGCAGGAGAAGGCGAACGACCGGGAGCAGGGGCAGGAGAAGGGCACGGAACTGCCCGTGGTGACCTCCGTCGCGCAGGCCGTGGGGTCCGACGTGGGCTGGCAGCCGGTGGAGAAGGCGGTGGTCCGGGAGGGCGACAGCGTCACCGTGAGGTTCCAGGGGGGCGAGTGGTCGGTCGACCGTGAACAGATGCCCATGACGGGGCCCGCCGGCTACGACGCGGAGAACGACCGGCTGCTGGGGTTCGCTGAGCACTGCAAGGTCGCCCCGGAGGCGCCGTTCGGCACACTGCTGTTGCGTCTGGCCGGTAAGGACGCCGCGCCCGTCCTCGCCGTCGGGGACGCCGTCACCTTCCAGGCGGCCGGCGACGGAGTGGTGGAACTGCGCATCAACGACGACGAAGGCTGCCTCCACGACAACGAGGGCGAACTGACCGTGTCAGTGGAGGTCACCCACACCCCGTGA
- a CDS encoding cupin domain-containing protein, protein MSNEPVPLKKALASFDALWSPRIVTRVNDYDVRIAKIEGEHVWHVHDDTDEFFLVLDGELHISLRETDRERTVLLPQGAVFTVPRGTEHKPYAPAGAAILMFEPAGTPTVGDRHDEVPDHVEITTGHPLNT, encoded by the coding sequence ATGAGTAACGAACCCGTCCCCCTCAAAAAGGCTCTGGCCTCCTTCGATGCCCTGTGGAGCCCTCGCATCGTCACGCGCGTCAACGACTATGACGTCCGCATCGCCAAGATCGAGGGCGAACATGTCTGGCACGTCCACGACGACACCGACGAGTTCTTCCTCGTACTCGACGGAGAGCTGCACATCTCCTTGCGCGAGACCGATAGGGAGCGCACGGTCCTGCTCCCGCAGGGCGCGGTCTTCACCGTCCCCCGAGGCACGGAGCACAAGCCGTACGCTCCGGCCGGCGCCGCAATCCTGATGTTCGAGCCCGCTGGGACACCGACCGTGGGCGATCGTCACGACGAGGTCCCGGACCATGTGGAGATAACGACCGGGCACCCGCTCAACACCTGA
- a CDS encoding helix-turn-helix domain-containing protein → MAKESSHALRSADVHRVVVIVDENSNPFELGCATEVFGLRRPEIGRALYDFRLCSPEPRTLMRDGFFTLTGVSDLTVADTADTLIVPNRPDVEVPRRPAVLDAVRRAHTRGARLIGFCSGAFTLAEAGVLDGRRATAHWQWADSFRARFPSVRLQPEVLFVDDGDILTAAGSAAALDLGLHVVRHDYGAEIANSVSRRLVFAAHRDGGQRQFVERPMPDLPDESLAPVLAWAQERLDSPLTVSALATRAAVSPATLHRRFRAQLGTTPWTWLTGERLALACRLIEQGESRFEMVARLSGLGTAANLRILMRREAGITPSAYMRRFGPEMK, encoded by the coding sequence ATGGCGAAAGAATCCTCGCACGCACTGCGCTCGGCGGACGTACACCGCGTCGTCGTGATCGTCGACGAGAACTCGAACCCCTTCGAGCTCGGCTGCGCGACCGAGGTCTTCGGTCTGCGCAGACCGGAGATCGGCCGTGCCCTCTACGACTTCAGACTCTGCTCCCCCGAGCCCCGCACCCTGATGCGGGACGGATTCTTCACGCTCACGGGAGTCTCCGATTTGACGGTGGCCGACACGGCGGACACCTTGATCGTCCCCAACCGTCCCGACGTCGAGGTGCCCCGCCGTCCCGCCGTGCTCGATGCCGTCCGACGGGCGCACACGCGCGGCGCGCGTCTGATCGGCTTCTGCAGCGGCGCCTTCACACTGGCCGAGGCCGGAGTGCTCGACGGGCGCCGGGCCACCGCGCACTGGCAGTGGGCGGATTCCTTCCGGGCCCGCTTCCCTTCCGTCCGCCTCCAGCCGGAGGTGCTGTTCGTGGACGACGGGGACATCCTCACCGCTGCGGGGAGCGCGGCCGCGCTCGATCTTGGGCTGCATGTGGTGCGCCACGACTACGGCGCGGAGATCGCCAACTCCGTGAGCCGGCGACTGGTCTTCGCGGCGCACCGCGACGGCGGACAGCGGCAGTTCGTGGAGCGCCCCATGCCCGACCTGCCCGACGAGTCCCTGGCGCCTGTCCTGGCCTGGGCCCAGGAACGGTTGGACTCACCGCTCACGGTCTCTGCCCTGGCGACGCGCGCGGCGGTCAGTCCGGCGACGCTGCATCGCCGCTTCCGGGCACAACTGGGAACGACGCCGTGGACGTGGCTCACGGGGGAACGACTTGCCCTGGCATGCCGGTTGATCGAGCAGGGTGAGTCCCGCTTCGAGATGGTCGCACGGCTCAGCGGGCTCGGCACCGCTGCCAATCTGCGCATACTGATGCGCCGTGAGGCGGGTATCACTCCATCGGCATACATGCGTCGGTTCGGACCGGAGATGAAGTGA
- a CDS encoding restriction endonuclease → MRERTASASGRPCARAWSSVGWDRLTGSDLADATTREGIKAAVAAAYPDEGPYTIGNWTGQLQRFAHEIRPGDLVVLPLRTPQVAIGRVTGPYEHRANAPEGMRHVRRVEWLVTDLDRQEIQSDLLDSMGSLLTVFEISRFGATTAGCCAGWPVWSPTCWSPSTPTPTGSSRPAAASR, encoded by the coding sequence GTGCGGGAGAGAACGGCGAGCGCAAGCGGGCGGCCCTGCGCGAGGGCGTGGTCGTCCGTCGGATGGGACCGGCTCACCGGCAGCGATCTCGCCGACGCCACCACGCGTGAGGGCATCAAGGCCGCCGTGGCCGCCGCCTACCCCGACGAGGGCCCGTACACGATCGGGAACTGGACCGGCCAGCTCCAGCGCTTCGCCCACGAAATCCGGCCGGGCGACCTGGTCGTCCTGCCTCTGCGAACCCCGCAGGTGGCCATCGGCCGGGTGACCGGCCCCTACGAGCACCGGGCGAACGCCCCTGAGGGAATGCGGCACGTCCGACGCGTGGAGTGGCTCGTCACCGACCTCGACCGGCAGGAGATCCAGTCCGACCTGCTGGACAGCATGGGCTCGTTGCTGACCGTCTTCGAGATCAGCAGGTTCGGGGCGACGACCGCCGGCTGCTGCGCAGGCTGGCCGGTCTGGTCGCCGACATGCTGGTCACCAAGCACGCCTACACCGACCGGTTCTTCCAGGCCCGCCGCCGCGAGCCGATGA
- a CDS encoding Hsp20/alpha crystallin family protein, which yields MTLMRTDPFRELDRFTQQVLGTAARPVAMPMDAFRDGDTFVVELDLPGVVTESIDLDIERNVLTVKAERSPSVGQDNEVVIAERPTGSFSRQLFLGENLDTERIDASYEAGVLRLRIPVAERAKPRKIAISGGDSRRQISG from the coding sequence ATGACGCTCATGCGAACTGACCCCTTCCGCGAGCTGGACCGGTTCACCCAGCAGGTCCTCGGCACCGCTGCGCGGCCGGTTGCCATGCCGATGGACGCATTCCGTGACGGCGACACCTTCGTCGTCGAACTGGATCTGCCGGGCGTGGTCACTGAGTCGATTGACCTGGACATCGAGCGCAACGTCCTGACGGTCAAGGCGGAACGCAGTCCGAGCGTCGGCCAGGACAACGAGGTCGTGATCGCGGAGCGACCCACCGGGTCCTTCAGCCGCCAGCTCTTCCTCGGTGAAAACCTGGACACCGAACGCATCGACGCCTCCTACGAAGCCGGTGTGCTGCGGCTGCGCATCCCGGTCGCCGAGCGGGCCAAGCCCCGCAAGATCGCCATCAGCGGCGGGGACTCGCGCCGGCAGATCAGCGGCTGA
- a CDS encoding DUF2267 domain-containing protein, which translates to MRMHWDAFVSAVQERGDYSSQEEAERSSRVVLALLGAHLVGEVRAELAARLPETLALVLLNPLQAHEPLSPERFIRATAAWIEGATEKTATWDVSAALSVVADIAGDDLVNRILLQLPPGYDLLFGRPRPA; encoded by the coding sequence ATGCGCATGCACTGGGACGCGTTCGTCTCCGCGGTCCAAGAACGCGGCGATTACTCCTCGCAGGAGGAAGCGGAACGGTCCTCCCGTGTCGTCCTCGCCCTGCTGGGGGCTCATCTGGTGGGCGAAGTGCGCGCCGAGCTGGCCGCCCGGCTGCCGGAAACGCTGGCGCTGGTTCTGCTCAACCCCCTTCAGGCGCACGAACCGCTTTCGCCGGAGCGGTTCATCCGGGCGACTGCGGCCTGGATCGAAGGGGCCACCGAGAAGACCGCGACGTGGGACGTCAGTGCCGCCCTCAGCGTGGTGGCCGACATCGCGGGTGATGACCTGGTCAACCGCATCCTGCTCCAGCTGCCGCCGGGCTACGACCTGCTCTTCGGCAGGCCCCGGCCGGCCTGA
- a CDS encoding PaaI family thioesterase, with the protein MGRTRTFGWEDPGILNAAMGQDSGLHVMREWLAGRLPDPPIAATLGMTLEEVEQGRVVFALVPGEEHYNPLGSVHGGVYATLLDSAAGCAVLSILPKGTRYTSLDLNVKFLRPVTVDTGKVRAVGTVLKSGRRTAFAQVELVDSADRLLAHATSSCMLFPA; encoded by the coding sequence GTGGGAAGAACACGCACGTTCGGCTGGGAGGACCCGGGAATCCTGAACGCGGCCATGGGGCAGGACAGCGGTCTTCACGTGATGCGCGAGTGGTTGGCCGGCCGTCTTCCCGACCCGCCGATCGCGGCGACACTCGGGATGACCCTCGAGGAGGTCGAGCAGGGCCGTGTGGTGTTCGCACTTGTCCCGGGCGAGGAACACTACAACCCGCTCGGCAGCGTGCACGGCGGTGTCTACGCCACCCTGCTCGACTCGGCGGCGGGCTGTGCCGTGCTGTCGATCCTGCCGAAGGGCACGCGGTACACGTCGCTCGACCTGAACGTGAAGTTCCTACGCCCGGTCACCGTCGACACGGGCAAGGTCCGGGCTGTCGGCACGGTCCTCAAGAGCGGTCGTCGCACGGCGTTCGCCCAGGTCGAACTCGTCGATTCGGCCGACCGGTTGCTCGCCCACGCCACCAGCAGTTGCATGCTCTTCCCCGCCTGA
- a CDS encoding winged helix-turn-helix transcriptional regulator, protein MTWLETSTENCTVQRTLDLVGEKWSLLLVRDAMNGVRRFDDFRRHVGLSESVLTDRLRKLVAAGILCTVPYSEPGSRTRHEYRLTRKGWDLWPAMIALKQWGDRYTADPEGAPLEVAHRECGRPVEAVVVCTAGHGALIPPEALTRSGPSAHPAAAPAR, encoded by the coding sequence ATGACGTGGCTTGAGACGAGCACCGAGAACTGCACGGTCCAGCGGACTCTCGACCTGGTCGGAGAGAAGTGGTCGCTGCTGCTTGTCAGGGACGCCATGAACGGCGTACGTCGCTTCGACGACTTCCGTCGGCACGTCGGGCTGTCCGAGAGCGTGCTGACCGACCGGCTGCGGAAGCTGGTCGCGGCCGGGATCCTGTGCACCGTCCCCTACAGCGAGCCCGGCAGCCGTACCCGCCATGAGTACCGGCTCACCCGCAAGGGCTGGGACCTGTGGCCCGCGATGATCGCCCTCAAGCAGTGGGGCGACCGCTATACGGCGGACCCCGAAGGGGCCCCGCTGGAAGTCGCTCACCGCGAGTGCGGCCGGCCGGTGGAAGCCGTGGTCGTCTGCACGGCGGGACACGGTGCGCTCATTCCACCGGAAGCACTCACCCGCTCCGGCCCGTCCGCTCACCCCGCGGCCGCGCCTGCCCGGTAA